The following proteins are encoded in a genomic region of Terriglobia bacterium:
- a CDS encoding PadR family transcriptional regulator: MTRQSSKGRIELVYGSLDMLILRTLLWGPTHGHGIAKSIECTSEEMLKVEHGSLYPALQRLQQEGWIKGEWGVSENKQRARYYRLTAAGRRQLAAETSRWGRFVHAVTSVINPVETEEGK, translated from the coding sequence ATGACCAGGCAATCATCCAAGGGACGAATCGAACTTGTTTATGGCTCGCTCGATATGCTGATTCTGCGCACGCTGCTCTGGGGACCAACGCACGGACATGGCATCGCAAAGTCCATTGAGTGCACGTCGGAGGAAATGCTGAAGGTGGAGCACGGATCGCTCTACCCGGCGCTTCAGCGCCTGCAGCAGGAAGGCTGGATCAAAGGCGAGTGGGGCGTGTCTGAAAACAAGCAGCGGGCCAGGTACTACCGTCTGACCGCCGCAGGACGGCGGCAACTGGCGGCGGAGACTTCGCGCTGGGGGCGCTTTGTACATGCCGTAACGAGCGTCATCAACCCTGTTGAAACCGAGGAAGGGAAATGA
- a CDS encoding HlyD family secretion protein: MPDVLTQPNESVKSAVADSSGTGVGPGKAPVRRSKTRRLILFAALGIVLIVTAVLLYRHFAAWESTDDAQIDGYIYPVSARISGYVTRVTVDDHQYVKAGTVLVKLDPKDYDVAVANAKAAMANDQASAAALATGVPLTSTNTSSQLASAQAEVENAQAGILAAQHQVAAAQAALEQAEANDLKAQDDVTRYEPLAAKHEIPQQIYIQAVDSQKATAAAVAAARASTAVAQQAVTQARTKLAQANADLRYAETRPQQISVQRSRARAAQAQIERAAALLQQADLNRQYTTIVAPVSGIVGQRSVQPGQNVAPGQQLMTIIPLDSQNIWVTANFKETQLKLMRPGQPVKIYVDTYGRTYNGRVLNIAGATGARSSLLPPENATGNYVKVVQRLPVKIVFDEAQDPQHLLRPGMSVEPDVKVQ; encoded by the coding sequence ATGCCAGATGTGTTGACACAACCCAACGAGTCGGTCAAATCTGCGGTGGCAGATTCGAGCGGAACAGGCGTGGGGCCGGGAAAAGCTCCAGTGCGCCGCTCCAAAACCCGCAGGCTAATCTTGTTTGCGGCTCTTGGAATCGTCCTCATAGTCACTGCCGTCCTGTTGTACCGCCACTTCGCAGCCTGGGAATCCACGGACGATGCCCAAATCGACGGCTATATCTATCCGGTCAGTGCCCGAATATCGGGCTATGTCACCCGCGTGACCGTGGACGACCACCAATACGTTAAGGCCGGGACGGTGCTGGTGAAGCTCGATCCGAAGGATTACGATGTAGCCGTGGCAAATGCCAAGGCGGCCATGGCGAATGACCAGGCCAGCGCAGCCGCGCTCGCGACCGGCGTTCCCCTGACATCCACCAACACTTCGAGCCAGCTCGCCAGCGCGCAGGCCGAGGTGGAAAACGCTCAGGCCGGCATCCTTGCCGCCCAGCACCAGGTTGCCGCCGCCCAAGCCGCACTCGAGCAAGCCGAGGCCAATGACCTGAAGGCACAGGACGACGTGACAAGGTATGAGCCGCTTGCCGCCAAACACGAAATCCCCCAGCAAATATACATTCAGGCCGTGGACAGCCAGAAGGCTACGGCTGCGGCGGTGGCCGCCGCTCGGGCGTCCACTGCAGTCGCGCAACAGGCGGTGACCCAGGCGCGCACCAAACTGGCGCAAGCCAACGCCGATTTACGATATGCGGAGACCCGGCCGCAGCAGATTTCAGTGCAGCGCTCGCGTGCCCGCGCAGCCCAAGCGCAAATCGAACGGGCGGCAGCACTCCTGCAGCAGGCGGATCTCAATCGGCAGTACACAACGATTGTGGCGCCGGTTAGCGGGATCGTAGGCCAAAGATCTGTTCAGCCAGGCCAGAACGTGGCGCCAGGACAACAATTGATGACGATTATCCCTCTGGACAGTCAGAACATCTGGGTTACCGCCAACTTCAAAGAAACGCAACTGAAGCTCATGCGGCCCGGTCAGCCCGTAAAGATTTACGTTGATACCTACGGCCGCACTTACAACGGCCGTGTCCTCAATATCGCGGGTGCAACCGGAGCGCGCTCCAGTCTGCTGCCACCTGAGAATGCCACTGGAAACTATGTCAAAGTGGTGCAGCGGTTACCGGTCAAAATTGTGTTCGATGAAGCGCAGGATCCCCAGCACTTGCTCAGACCCGGCATGTCCGTCGAACCTGACGTTAAAGTGCAGTGA
- a CDS encoding TolC family protein encodes MVGNQLARQLVFCLLAVMLTTFGLPGTLTSQTVGTGSSIAQTQSPLLGSVPTGQATGNTLNLSLKEAFTRALKYNLGVVESSQDTRAAHAVRLQNLNALLPDISARVTGSVEQNNLRALGFNPNIPGLNIPTIVGPFSVGDARAYLSQEIFNWSHIKGLKSASESERASQYSYTSDRDLVILTTGNAYLIVISDNATVDSIRAQVNTAQTLYDNDIDLNKHGVIASIDLLRAQVELKTQQQRLIAAQNQLNIDKLTLARVIGLPKGQEFRLTDTVPYVPLETMMLTQALTKAYATRPDYLSAKSQVQAAKLAFEGAVAENYPWLSTDANFGDIGSPNFGRSHETFSAALTLNVPLFQGSKVRADKLQADSVLERRKAELADLDGKIDDQVRTAFFNLKSSADLVAVAKSNIDLADQTLAQAQDRFKAGVADNLEVVQAQESVASANQSYIASLYSFNLAKISLAQALGVAEQSAAQYLGVR; translated from the coding sequence ATGGTTGGTAATCAACTGGCACGGCAGCTTGTATTTTGCCTCTTGGCCGTGATGCTCACGACCTTTGGACTTCCGGGCACTCTCACCTCCCAGACAGTCGGGACAGGCAGTTCCATCGCCCAAACCCAAAGCCCGTTACTTGGAAGTGTGCCCACCGGCCAGGCGACTGGCAACACGCTCAACCTCTCGCTCAAAGAAGCCTTCACCCGTGCGTTGAAATACAACCTGGGTGTGGTTGAGAGCAGCCAGGACACTCGCGCCGCCCATGCCGTTCGCCTACAGAATCTGAATGCCTTGCTACCGGATATCTCGGCCCGCGTCACGGGCTCGGTCGAACAGAATAATCTCAGAGCCCTCGGGTTCAACCCCAATATCCCCGGACTCAATATTCCCACGATTGTTGGGCCGTTCAGTGTGGGCGATGCACGAGCTTACCTGTCGCAGGAAATCTTCAACTGGTCCCACATTAAGGGCCTGAAGTCAGCCTCGGAATCCGAGCGGGCGTCGCAGTATTCCTATACCAGCGATCGCGACCTGGTCATTCTCACCACAGGCAATGCCTATCTGATTGTGATCTCGGATAATGCCACAGTTGATTCGATTCGAGCGCAGGTAAACACTGCGCAGACGCTCTATGACAATGATATTGATCTCAACAAGCATGGCGTGATCGCAAGTATTGATCTGCTGCGCGCCCAGGTTGAGTTGAAGACCCAGCAGCAACGGCTGATCGCTGCCCAAAACCAGCTGAACATCGACAAGTTGACGCTCGCGCGGGTGATCGGGCTGCCGAAAGGCCAGGAATTTCGACTCACTGATACCGTTCCGTACGTCCCGCTCGAAACCATGATGCTAACACAGGCCCTTACAAAGGCCTACGCAACACGCCCTGACTACCTCTCAGCCAAATCCCAGGTCCAGGCGGCGAAGCTGGCCTTTGAGGGAGCAGTCGCGGAAAATTATCCCTGGCTGTCAACAGATGCCAACTTCGGAGACATCGGCAGTCCCAATTTCGGGAGGTCGCACGAGACATTTTCGGCCGCTTTAACGTTGAACGTCCCTCTCTTTCAGGGAAGCAAGGTGCGGGCGGACAAACTGCAGGCAGATTCAGTGTTGGAACGGCGTAAGGCTGAGCTTGCCGACCTTGATGGCAAGATTGACGACCAGGTGCGAACGGCCTTCTTCAATCTGAAATCCTCGGCGGATCTCGTTGCCGTCGCCAAGAGTAACATCGATCTTGCCGACCAGACGCTGGCCCAGGCGCAAGACCGTTTCAAAGCAGGCGTCGCCGACAACCTCGAGGTTGTCCAGGCCCAGGAGTCCGTGGCGTCGGCGAACCAATCCTATATTGCCAGTCTCTATTCTTTCAACCTGGCCAAAATCTCTTTGGCGCAGGCTCTCGGCGTAGCCGAGCAATCGGCCGCACAGTATCTGGGAGTGAGGTAA
- a CDS encoding ABC transporter permease, whose product MSWRRQFAKIGALVRWVKPADDFDEEIRAHLEMEERENRECGMPPEEAHFAALRRFGNVTQAQESSREMWKWQWLETLLQDIRYGLRQLRRNRGFTAVAVLTLALGIGANTAVFSVVEAVILKLLPVESPRQLVFAQLPDVHGGYYAFSYPAYVYLRDHNSVFSGTFAFSELERLDVTIDGRPELTSGQIVSGTYYSTLGVNAVLGRTINPDDDKTPGQSAVAVISYAYWKRRFGLSRDVVGKAITVDGIPFTIIGVTPPEFFGLMVGGDPDITVPMMMQAQVMAGVSLLNDKSTWWLDVVGGRLKPGVSESRARANLDLLFQQTLGSKQKSELRIELVPGDRGVAFLRDRLSQPLMILMAAVGLVLLIACANVANLLLARATARQREIGVRLALGAGRLRLIRQLLTESFLLAAVGGGLGLLLAYWGSQFLLIMISSAPVPISIHLHLDAGIFEFAAAVSLLTGVLFGIAPAFRATRVDLTPQLKASSRGAVSHRRSFGLGSPLVISQVALSLLLLIGAGLFVRTLWNLKNLYPGFNPDNTLLFSMEPTLLGYKGARLENLYKGVLERVEGIPGVRTATVSRCSEFTPCRAERNVSLPGYIPRDDQDASVQVSVVGPRFFETLGMPLLLGRDFTSQDSQSAPRVAVINETMARHYFGASNPLGQRFGLSGTSGQIEIVGVVRDAKYHSLREVTPRMAFLPVLQVLPSSLERMTYEVRAAGNPTTVIAAIRQVVRSMDKDLPLYGVNTVAEQVNESLMPERLVATLSTLFGLLAPVLACVGLYGIMAYNVGRRTHELGIRMALGAEKRDVLRMVIGQGFRLALIGVAIGIAGALALTRFLASLLYGVKPTDPLTFVAVSLILTAVALLACYIPARRAAKVDPMVALRYE is encoded by the coding sequence ATGAGCTGGCGGCGGCAATTTGCCAAAATCGGCGCACTGGTCCGGTGGGTGAAACCGGCGGACGATTTCGATGAGGAGATCCGCGCGCATCTGGAGATGGAAGAGCGGGAGAACCGTGAATGCGGTATGCCGCCCGAAGAGGCCCATTTTGCCGCGCTGCGCCGTTTTGGCAACGTGACCCAGGCGCAGGAAAGTAGCCGGGAAATGTGGAAATGGCAATGGCTCGAAACCTTACTCCAGGACATCCGTTACGGCCTGCGCCAACTCCGCCGGAACCGCGGCTTCACAGCTGTGGCTGTTCTGACGCTGGCCCTCGGAATTGGCGCGAACACAGCCGTGTTCAGCGTGGTTGAGGCGGTCATCCTGAAACTGCTGCCAGTCGAAAGTCCGAGACAACTGGTCTTCGCCCAATTGCCCGACGTACATGGCGGCTACTACGCTTTCTCATATCCCGCGTACGTCTACCTTCGCGATCACAACAGCGTGTTCTCGGGCACTTTCGCGTTCTCCGAGCTTGAACGCCTCGACGTGACCATTGACGGTCGGCCGGAATTGACCAGCGGACAGATAGTTTCCGGCACTTATTATTCGACATTGGGCGTGAACGCCGTTCTGGGCCGGACCATAAATCCTGATGACGACAAAACACCCGGACAGAGCGCTGTCGCCGTCATCAGCTATGCCTATTGGAAGCGGCGGTTCGGGCTCAGCCGCGATGTGGTGGGCAAAGCCATCACGGTGGATGGCATTCCCTTCACCATCATCGGCGTGACGCCACCTGAATTCTTCGGCCTGATGGTCGGCGGCGATCCCGATATCACCGTCCCAATGATGATGCAGGCACAGGTTATGGCTGGTGTGTCTCTACTCAACGACAAGAGCACGTGGTGGCTGGACGTTGTCGGAGGGCGGCTAAAGCCTGGGGTAAGCGAATCGCGAGCTCGGGCCAACCTTGATCTGCTTTTTCAGCAGACGCTCGGATCGAAGCAAAAAAGCGAGCTGAGAATCGAGTTGGTTCCAGGCGACAGGGGAGTCGCCTTCTTGCGCGACCGGCTTTCACAGCCGCTAATGATTTTGATGGCGGCCGTGGGATTGGTCCTGTTAATTGCCTGCGCCAACGTGGCTAACCTGCTGCTGGCACGCGCGACGGCGCGCCAAAGGGAAATCGGAGTACGGCTCGCCCTCGGGGCGGGGAGGCTGCGCCTGATCCGACAGTTGCTGACGGAGAGCTTCCTTCTTGCGGCGGTCGGAGGCGGGCTTGGACTGCTTCTCGCATATTGGGGTAGCCAATTCCTTCTGATTATGATTTCCAGCGCGCCGGTTCCAATTTCCATCCATCTCCACTTGGACGCTGGAATTTTCGAGTTTGCGGCAGCAGTTTCATTGCTGACAGGTGTGCTATTCGGGATAGCGCCGGCGTTTCGAGCTACCCGCGTCGACCTAACGCCTCAGCTCAAAGCAAGCTCTCGAGGGGCCGTCAGTCATCGGCGCTCATTCGGCTTGGGCAGTCCTCTTGTTATCTCGCAGGTCGCACTGTCTTTGCTGCTACTGATCGGCGCGGGCCTCTTCGTTCGCACGTTGTGGAATCTGAAGAATCTGTATCCCGGCTTCAATCCAGACAACACGCTTCTGTTCTCGATGGAGCCCACGCTCCTCGGTTACAAGGGCGCACGGCTCGAGAACTTGTATAAAGGGGTGCTGGAGCGCGTGGAGGGCATTCCAGGGGTCCGGACGGCGACCGTGTCACGATGCAGCGAATTCACTCCTTGCCGCGCGGAACGGAACGTATCGCTGCCCGGATACATTCCTCGAGATGACCAAGACGCTTCGGTCCAGGTGAGCGTGGTAGGTCCCAGGTTTTTCGAAACCTTGGGAATGCCCCTGTTACTGGGACGTGACTTCACATCGCAGGACAGCCAAAGCGCACCCCGAGTGGCAGTGATCAACGAAACGATGGCGCGCCACTATTTCGGAGCATCGAACCCCCTCGGCCAGCGGTTCGGCCTGTCCGGGACGAGCGGGCAGATTGAAATCGTCGGTGTGGTAAGAGATGCCAAGTACCACAGCCTGCGCGAAGTCACTCCTCGGATGGCCTTTCTCCCGGTTCTGCAGGTTCTACCGTCCAGTCTTGAACGCATGACCTATGAGGTTCGAGCGGCGGGCAATCCAACCACTGTGATAGCTGCCATCCGCCAGGTGGTGCGGTCGATGGACAAGGATCTTCCCCTGTATGGAGTCAACACAGTGGCTGAACAGGTGAATGAATCGCTCATGCCGGAGCGCCTGGTCGCCACGCTGTCCACCCTCTTTGGTCTTCTGGCGCCGGTGCTCGCATGCGTGGGCCTGTACGGAATTATGGCCTACAACGTGGGTCGAAGAACCCATGAATTGGGTATCCGAATGGCGCTGGGGGCGGAGAAACGCGATGTGCTGAGGATGGTGATTGGGCAAGGGTTCAGGCTGGCGCTGATCGGCGT
- a CDS encoding cytidylate kinase-like family protein encodes MKIRVITLEREYGSGGGVIANKLAKRLGWKLWDQDLTEEIARRLDCACRAVEQHQERSDPAYYRLFKSFMRGSHEGVQVAARMKMVDADCIREVVQKILPGIADAGNCVIVGRGSAYYLGNRPDAFHVFVYAPFQERVGRLRAAGKSEKEAIELAETVDRDRANFIEKYFKVEWPARHRFHLMVNSGMGEDVAVEVILDAVTQCDKQRG; translated from the coding sequence ATGAAAATCCGAGTCATCACCCTCGAGCGTGAATACGGGAGCGGAGGCGGAGTGATCGCGAACAAGTTGGCCAAGCGCCTGGGTTGGAAACTCTGGGACCAGGACTTGACGGAAGAAATTGCTCGCCGTCTGGACTGTGCCTGTCGCGCTGTCGAACAGCACCAGGAACGAAGCGATCCGGCCTATTATCGCCTTTTTAAGTCTTTTATGCGCGGCAGCCACGAAGGTGTTCAAGTCGCGGCGCGCATGAAGATGGTTGACGCGGACTGCATCCGGGAGGTGGTGCAGAAAATCCTACCCGGAATAGCCGACGCGGGCAACTGCGTGATCGTGGGACGAGGATCGGCCTATTACCTGGGAAACCGCCCGGACGCTTTTCACGTGTTTGTTTACGCGCCATTTCAAGAAAGAGTCGGCAGACTACGAGCGGCGGGCAAGAGTGAAAAGGAAGCGATCGAGCTTGCAGAGACGGTAGACCGCGACCGCGCGAACTTTATCGAGAAATACTTCAAGGTTGAATGGCCCGCAAGGCATCGCTTCCACCTGATGGTTAATTCGGGCATGGGCGAGGACGTTGCAGTCGAGGTCATCCTCGACGCGGTGACGCAGTGCGACAAGCAGCGGGGATGA